The following are from one region of the Chitinophagales bacterium genome:
- the pykA gene encoding pyruvate kinase — MRRFNRTKIIATVGPASNTYSKIVQLMEAGVDVFRLNFSHGTHAEHEKVIRYIQRANKKYKVQVGILADLQGPKIRVGEVEKGTTLAKGDVITITNKECVSNNKMLYINYEALPQEVEVGQKILLDDGKIELEVQSTNGEDTLQAIVLHGGILTSRKGVNLPNARLSVPAVTEKDKRDLEFALRMKANWIAVSFVRSAEDIAEVRKYIPDRDAVKVIAKIEKPEALDHINEIISEADAIMIARGDLGVEVPMEKMPIIQKSIVRRCITASKPVVIATQIMDSMVNQARPTRAEVNDVANDMIDGADALLLSNETSVGRHPVLVVQTLEKIMKYVESKEVVYNKNLIPQRTSKTFLSDAVCYNACKIAEEVGAAAIVGMTRSGYTAFMLSSYRPHAKIMIFTDNKDLLNILSLSWGVSAFYYNKFKSTDSTISDVIDILKKNDFVKPGDIVVNTGTMPLHKRGRTNMLKVTVVE, encoded by the coding sequence GTGAGACGATTTAACCGAACAAAGATTATTGCTACAGTCGGACCGGCTTCCAACACCTATAGTAAGATTGTGCAACTTATGGAAGCAGGAGTGGATGTTTTCCGTCTGAATTTTTCGCACGGAACTCATGCCGAGCACGAGAAAGTTATACGCTACATCCAGCGGGCGAACAAGAAATATAAAGTTCAGGTGGGGATATTGGCCGATTTGCAGGGCCCCAAAATACGGGTGGGAGAAGTAGAGAAGGGCACCACACTGGCCAAAGGCGATGTAATCACCATAACCAATAAGGAATGTGTTAGCAACAACAAGATGCTCTATATCAACTATGAGGCTTTGCCCCAGGAAGTAGAGGTAGGGCAGAAAATACTTTTGGATGATGGAAAAATAGAGCTGGAAGTGCAGTCCACCAACGGGGAAGACACTTTGCAGGCCATAGTATTACACGGCGGTATCCTTACCTCCCGCAAAGGAGTGAACCTGCCCAATGCTCGTCTTTCGGTGCCTGCGGTTACCGAAAAGGACAAGCGTGACTTGGAATTTGCTCTTCGGATGAAGGCTAACTGGATAGCGGTGTCTTTCGTGCGCTCTGCAGAAGATATTGCAGAGGTGAGAAAATACATTCCTGACCGGGATGCAGTAAAGGTGATTGCAAAAATTGAAAAGCCCGAAGCACTGGATCATATAAATGAAATCATCAGCGAAGCTGATGCGATTATGATTGCCCGGGGTGATTTGGGGGTGGAAGTGCCAATGGAAAAAATGCCTATCATACAGAAATCTATAGTCAGGCGGTGCATAACCGCATCAAAGCCGGTGGTTATAGCCACACAAATCATGGATAGCATGGTTAATCAGGCGCGCCCCACACGTGCAGAAGTGAATGACGTGGCTAATGACATGATAGACGGGGCGGATGCCTTGTTGCTGAGCAATGAAACCTCCGTGGGGCGGCATCCTGTGCTCGTGGTGCAAACCCTTGAAAAAATCATGAAATATGTGGAATCAAAGGAAGTGGTTTATAACAAAAACCTTATTCCGCAACGCACATCAAAAACCTTTCTATCTGATGCGGTTTGCTATAATGCCTGCAAAATAGCCGAGGAGGTAGGTGCTGCCGCCATCGTGGGCATGACGCGCTCCGGATATACGGCCTTTATGCTTTCCAGCTACCGGCCTCATGCAAAGATTATGATCTTTACCGATAACAAGGACTTGCTCAACATTCTGAGTCTGTCCTGGGGAGTATCAGCTTTCTATTATAATAAATTTAAAAGCACCGATTCTACTATCAGTGATGTGATTGATATTTTGAAAAAAAACGACTTCGTAAAACCTGGCGACATCGTTGTCAATACCGGAACCATGCCGCTGCATAAACGGGGCAGAACCAATATGCTTAAGGTTACCGTGGTGGAATAA
- a CDS encoding hypothetical protein (possible pseudo, frameshifted) — protein MSIPQLPADFLEKWSLYAHHFNQINGNAVAIGIGSIAITVAFNHLFPKIPGSLIAILLTTLAVHFLHLPVNTIEAAFGKIPNHLPAPTLPHVDFDSIRALIQPAFAIALLGAIESLLSAVVADGMIGGRHRSNTELIAQGIANISSALFGGIPATGAIARTATNVKNGGRTPIAGITHALTLLLIMLLLAPLAGLIPLACLAGILTVVAYHMSEWRQFVSLLRGNKYDVILLLVTFFLTIFFDLVIAIEIGIVLASFALMRRLSESVSIQNASVLFNNESDNGEQLFDEELPKLPAGVIVYEIRGPLFFGAAQTFRETLAIIDSKPRVIIFRMRHVPFIDATGIYRLKEVIRQLHAQRIHVVLSGVNAQVKEELEKGGLYSVLQREFLLDNITAALHKAQALLHASWCKKGNIMMRMPS, from the coding sequence ATGTCCATTCCGCAGCTGCCTGCCGATTTCCTTGAAAAATGGAGTCTTTATGCGCATCACTTCAATCAGATCAACGGTAATGCTGTTGCCATTGGAATAGGCAGCATTGCAATTACCGTTGCGTTTAATCATTTGTTCCCAAAAATTCCCGGCTCGCTCATCGCCATTCTGCTTACTACTCTTGCCGTGCACTTCCTGCATCTGCCGGTCAATACTATTGAAGCTGCCTTTGGCAAGATACCTAATCATTTACCTGCTCCCACTTTGCCGCACGTTGATTTTGACAGCATCCGGGCATTGATTCAGCCAGCATTTGCAATAGCGCTGCTTGGTGCCATAGAGTCGCTCCTCTCAGCCGTAGTCGCTGATGGAATGATTGGAGGGAGGCACCGTTCCAACACCGAGCTTATTGCTCAGGGTATCGCCAATATTTCCTCGGCTTTGTTTGGCGGCATTCCTGCCACCGGAGCCATAGCACGCACAGCCACCAATGTGAAAAACGGAGGACGCACTCCCATCGCTGGTATAACACATGCACTAACTCTTTTGCTTATCATGCTGTTGCTCGCTCCTCTGGCTGGTTTGATTCCTCTGGCCTGCCTGGCAGGCATTCTTACCGTGGTGGCTTATCATATGAGCGAATGGCGCCAGTTTGTATCGCTGTTGCGGGGAAATAAGTATGATGTGATTTTACTGCTGGTAACGTTTTTTTTAACCATCTTTTTTGACCTCGTTATTGCCATTGAAATCGGCATTGTGTTGGCCAGTTTTGCTTTGATGAGGCGGCTCAGCGAGTCGGTAAGCATTCAAAATGCAAGTGTCCTTTTTAACAATGAATCGGATAATGGCGAACAGTTATTTGATGAAGAGTTGCCCAAGCTGCCTGCTGGCGTAATAGTCTATGAAATACGTGGGCCTTTGTTTTTCGGTGCTGCCCAGACTTTCAGGGAAACACTTGCTATTATTGACTCTAAGCCCAGAGTGATTATTTTCCGGATGCGCCATGTACCGTTCATAGATGCAACCGGTATTTATCGGCTAAAAGAGGTTATCCGGCAGCTGCATGCCCAAAGGATACATGTTGTGTTATCGGGTGTGAATGCTCAGGTAAAGGAAGAGCTGGAAAAAGGAGGGCTTTATTCTGTGCTGCAGCGGGAATTTCTTTTAGACAATATCACCGCAGCCCTTCATAAGGCACAAGCACTACTCCATGCGTCCTGGTGCAAAAAGGGCAATATCATGATGCGCATGCCAAGCTAA
- the ruvC gene encoding crossover junction endodeoxyribonuclease RuvC: MPAPKETIILGIDPGTAYLGYGIIRTRGSQLTLISIGTVELTKVSPHLAKLKKIFERVTTLIRQHKPDVCAIEAPFYGKNVQSMLKLGRAQGVAISAVLLQNLPITEYSPKKVKLAVTGNGNASKEQVAGMVQQILQFDQMPKYKDATDGLAVALCHYFQMARSSLTGQKIYKDWKEFVQMNPTRL, encoded by the coding sequence ATGCCGGCACCGAAAGAAACCATTATTCTGGGCATTGATCCGGGCACAGCTTATCTGGGATACGGTATTATCCGTACCCGAGGCTCACAGCTCACCCTCATCAGCATTGGAACTGTTGAACTGACCAAAGTGTCCCCTCATCTGGCTAAGCTGAAAAAAATTTTTGAAAGAGTAACTACTCTTATCCGGCAACATAAACCGGATGTGTGTGCCATTGAAGCTCCTTTTTATGGGAAAAACGTTCAGTCAATGTTAAAGCTTGGCAGAGCGCAGGGCGTAGCTATCTCTGCTGTGCTTTTGCAAAATTTGCCCATTACAGAATATTCACCCAAAAAAGTAAAACTTGCCGTTACCGGAAATGGCAACGCCTCTAAGGAGCAGGTTGCCGGTATGGTTCAGCAGATTCTGCAGTTTGACCAGATGCCTAAATACAAAGATGCCACCGATGGGCTTGCGGTGGCTTTATGTCATTATTTCCAGATGGCAAGGTCTTCTCTCACAGGACAAAAGATTTACAAAGACTGGAAGGAATTTGTGCAAATGAATCCTACACGATTATAG
- the acpP gene encoding acyl carrier protein, with protein sequence MSDIASRVKKIIVDKLGVEESAVTNEASFTNDLGADSLDTVELIMEFEKEFNISIPDEQAETISTVGQAIAYLEEHVK encoded by the coding sequence ATGTCAGACATTGCATCCAGAGTAAAGAAGATTATCGTAGATAAACTGGGCGTGGAGGAATCAGCTGTTACCAATGAAGCCAGTTTCACCAATGACCTTGGTGCGGATTCGCTGGATACCGTTGAGCTTATCATGGAATTTGAAAAGGAATTCAACATCTCTATACCGGACGAACAGGCGGAAACCATCTCTACCGTAGGTCAGGCTATTGCCTATCTGGAAGAGCATGTCAAATAA
- a CDS encoding outer membrane protein, with translation MKSVLSTLLALLTLTSLLAQEGIVRGMITDKGTDEPLPGVHVTAEGIDRGTLTDLDGKFSLSLPPGIYTLQFSFVSYETLKVQQVEVRSNAVTSLGQLRLAEALTEIHEVTVSSQSIRNTENALLVVKKKSANLIDGIAAAAFSKTGDSDAASAIKRVSGVTVSSGKYVFVRGLGDRYTKTLLNHMEVPGLDPDRNTIQMDIFPTGIIDNIIIHKSFTANLPADFTGGIVDLATKDFPDVRTGSIALSFGYNPAFHFNKNYLTYRGGKTDFLGFDDGTRKIPATNDIPFFTEAITQADGPKAQRYREILESFNPVLAARRKTSLMNFSLALDAGNQKSFKKFTGGYNLVFTYKNETEFYRNVTYGRYGLAADSSITEMQMREYQTGDLGVHSVLWSALGGVALKTKTSKIRLTLLHLQSGESKAGIFNYENSDQGAEFSAFQHNLEYSQRAITHILLYGKHYWTRKWELEWNVSPTYSGMSDPDIRFTRYREDNGVLSIGTEAGFPQRIWRDLKEWNFVASADITGPVKFQRLTTVFRMGGAYVFKTRDYVLRSFNINVRNIPLTGDPDELFASHNLWPAQGDLTNGTTYEAVFLPSNPNQFKANLSNVAAYVSAELSLLSSLKAIIGLRAEYFSQRYTGYDQLKQHVLNNDKLLDEVDFFPSVNLVYAIHNKHNLRAAFSQTIARPSFKELSYAEIYDPITGRTFIGGLFRDANDVKGVVYWEGNLSSTRIQNYDLRWEFFPDTGMLISLGVFYKKFNNPIEMVQFVQQAAAYQPRNVNDAHVYGGEAELKHSLKFISPQLSSLEVTANFSIIGSRIQLSKTELDSRVENARAGEEVKPYRPMAGQSPYAINCGLVYTGAKKGFLRNFEAGLYYYVQGHTLYYVGIADRPDVYSKPFHSLNMSLSKSFGENSRFALSIKAQNILNSRMEYVFRSYGSSDKHFSLLSPGYTFQLKLAYRFF, from the coding sequence TTTTGTCTCCTACGAAACCCTCAAAGTACAACAGGTGGAAGTGCGCAGCAACGCAGTCACCTCACTGGGGCAATTACGCCTTGCAGAGGCTTTAACTGAAATTCATGAGGTAACGGTCAGCAGTCAGTCTATCCGCAATACCGAAAATGCCCTGTTGGTGGTTAAGAAAAAATCAGCCAACCTGATTGACGGTATAGCTGCGGCTGCCTTCAGTAAAACAGGTGATTCCGATGCGGCCTCCGCCATCAAACGAGTTTCAGGAGTTACGGTCTCCTCCGGCAAGTATGTGTTCGTGCGCGGACTGGGCGACCGCTATACCAAAACCTTGCTCAACCACATGGAAGTGCCCGGCCTGGACCCTGACCGCAACACTATTCAGATGGATATTTTCCCCACAGGCATAATAGACAACATTATTATACACAAATCATTTACAGCAAACCTTCCTGCTGACTTCACCGGAGGCATCGTGGATCTTGCTACAAAGGATTTTCCCGATGTCAGAACCGGCAGCATTGCGCTTTCCTTTGGATATAATCCGGCTTTCCACTTCAATAAAAATTACCTGACCTACAGGGGCGGCAAAACAGACTTTCTTGGATTTGATGATGGCACCAGAAAGATACCGGCAACGAACGATATTCCATTTTTTACAGAAGCCATTACCCAGGCTGATGGCCCCAAAGCTCAACGTTACCGAGAAATACTGGAATCATTCAATCCCGTGCTGGCCGCCAGAAGGAAAACCAGCCTTATGAACTTCAGCCTCGCACTGGATGCCGGTAATCAAAAAAGTTTTAAAAAATTTACAGGCGGCTATAACCTGGTGTTTACATACAAAAATGAAACAGAGTTTTACCGCAATGTCACATACGGACGTTATGGCCTTGCTGCCGATTCATCTATAACGGAAATGCAAATGCGGGAATACCAGACAGGGGATCTGGGTGTGCATAGCGTATTGTGGAGTGCTCTGGGTGGTGTAGCTCTGAAAACCAAAACATCCAAGATAAGATTAACGTTGCTTCACCTGCAAAGCGGGGAAAGTAAAGCCGGCATTTTCAACTATGAAAACAGTGACCAAGGAGCCGAGTTTAGTGCCTTCCAGCACAACCTGGAATACAGTCAGCGCGCCATTACACACATTTTACTTTATGGCAAGCATTACTGGACCAGGAAATGGGAACTGGAATGGAATGTATCTCCAACCTATTCCGGTATGAGCGACCCGGATATCCGATTCACCCGTTATCGGGAGGATAACGGTGTGCTCTCCATTGGCACCGAAGCAGGATTTCCGCAACGCATCTGGAGGGATTTGAAAGAATGGAATTTTGTTGCTTCCGCTGACATTACGGGTCCTGTAAAATTCCAGCGACTTACAACGGTCTTCCGCATGGGGGGCGCATATGTTTTTAAAACCCGCGACTATGTCTTACGTAGCTTTAATATAAACGTGCGCAACATACCCCTCACCGGTGATCCGGATGAATTGTTTGCATCACATAACTTATGGCCGGCACAAGGCGACCTTACCAACGGCACCACGTATGAAGCGGTATTCCTGCCTTCCAATCCCAATCAGTTTAAAGCCAATTTATCCAATGTGGCTGCTTACGTGTCTGCAGAACTCTCGCTATTATCTTCGCTGAAAGCCATTATTGGGTTACGTGCTGAATATTTCTCACAGCGTTATACCGGCTATGATCAGCTAAAACAACATGTGCTGAATAACGATAAACTCCTGGACGAAGTGGACTTCTTCCCATCGGTTAATCTGGTTTACGCTATCCATAACAAGCATAATCTGCGCGCGGCTTTTTCTCAAACCATTGCCCGTCCTTCGTTCAAAGAGCTGTCCTATGCTGAAATTTATGATCCAATAACCGGCCGCACCTTTATCGGTGGATTGTTTCGCGATGCCAATGATGTGAAAGGAGTTGTTTACTGGGAGGGAAACTTATCTAGCACCCGAATACAGAACTATGATCTGCGCTGGGAATTTTTCCCCGATACCGGCATGCTGATTTCGCTTGGCGTATTTTACAAAAAATTCAATAACCCGATTGAAATGGTGCAGTTTGTGCAGCAGGCGGCTGCCTATCAGCCCCGCAATGTGAATGATGCACACGTGTATGGGGGAGAAGCAGAGCTGAAACACAGTTTGAAGTTTATTAGCCCCCAACTAAGCTCTCTGGAAGTGACAGCCAACTTTTCTATCATAGGTTCGCGCATACAACTCAGCAAAACCGAGCTGGACAGCCGTGTGGAAAACGCACGTGCCGGAGAAGAAGTAAAACCCTATCGCCCCATGGCCGGGCAATCGCCTTATGCAATCAATTGCGGCCTGGTGTACACGGGTGCAAAAAAGGGTTTCCTGCGCAACTTTGAAGCTGGGCTTTATTACTATGTTCAAGGGCATACGCTGTACTATGTAGGCATCGCTGATCGCCCGGATGTGTATTCCAAACCGTTCCACAGCCTCAACATGAGCCTCAGCAAAAGCTTTGGGGAAAACTCCCGCTTTGCTCTCAGTATTAAAGCACAGAACATTCTGAACTCCCGGATGGAATACGTCTTCCGTTCGTATGGCAGCTCAGACAAACATTTTTCTCTCTTGTCGCCAGGATATACATTTCAGTTAAAGCTGGCGTATCGCTTTTTCTGA
- a CDS encoding oxidoreductase, translating into MHIAIIGYGYWGPNLLRNFDAREDCTVAMVCDPRRERLHAARKHYPWVKATSNAEDVFNDTSIDAVCIATPVYYHYDLARKAIKHGKHVLLEKPMTSSVAQAQELIDLALQKKVTLMVDHTFIYTDAVMKIKEIIDRGELGDMQYFDSTRINLGLFQPDINVLWDLAPHDISILNFLTDERPVSINATGMSHTKTGLENIAYLTLNYNSNLIAHFNCSWTSPVKIRQILIGGSEKMILFNDVEPTEKVKVYNTKYHILSGEDETRHKLLVDYRTGDIFIPKIEKTEALAKVAEDFVTAITTGSKPMSDMYSGIEVVRILEAAQQSIKFRGAEVKL; encoded by the coding sequence ATGCATATTGCTATTATCGGATATGGTTACTGGGGGCCCAACCTGCTTCGCAACTTTGATGCCCGGGAAGACTGCACCGTTGCAATGGTTTGTGATCCCCGAAGAGAGCGCCTGCATGCAGCCCGAAAGCATTATCCCTGGGTAAAAGCCACATCCAATGCGGAGGACGTTTTCAACGATACCTCCATAGACGCGGTGTGCATAGCCACACCAGTTTATTATCACTATGACCTGGCAAGAAAAGCCATTAAACATGGGAAACATGTTTTGCTGGAAAAACCCATGACTTCCAGTGTGGCACAGGCCCAGGAACTGATTGATCTGGCCTTGCAGAAAAAGGTTACCCTGATGGTGGACCATACCTTTATCTACACGGATGCTGTGATGAAAATCAAAGAGATCATTGACCGCGGTGAGCTCGGAGACATGCAGTACTTTGATTCTACACGCATCAATCTGGGACTATTTCAGCCCGACATTAATGTGTTATGGGATCTGGCTCCGCATGATATTTCTATTCTTAACTTTCTGACCGATGAGCGCCCCGTAAGTATTAACGCAACTGGTATGTCGCATACCAAAACCGGACTGGAAAATATAGCCTACCTCACCTTAAACTATAATTCTAACCTTATAGCACATTTCAATTGCTCGTGGACATCGCCCGTAAAAATCAGGCAAATTCTTATCGGAGGTTCTGAAAAGATGATTTTATTCAATGACGTGGAGCCAACCGAAAAGGTAAAGGTTTACAACACCAAGTATCATATTCTTTCAGGAGAGGACGAAACCCGCCATAAGCTGCTGGTAGATTATCGTACCGGAGATATCTTCATTCCTAAGATAGAAAAAACCGAAGCTCTGGCTAAGGTAGCTGAAGATTTTGTAACAGCCATCACTACCGGCAGCAAGCCTATGAGTGACATGTATAGCGGGATAGAAGTGGTTAGAATTCTGGAGGCCGCACAGCAATCTATTAAATTCCGGGGTGCAGAAGTGAAGCTTTAA